TTATGGAAGATGCCTTCCTGAGTGAGGGAGAAGAGGAGGGTGAGGAGGAAGGGGAAGAGTAGGAAGGGGAAGATAGTGAGGGTGAGTAGCGGGAAGAGAAGGGGAAAGGGGAAGAGAAGGGTAAGGAAGATAATAAGATGAGGAGAGGGAAGATATGAGTAATATAATGAGAGTGAGGAGggggagagaaggaggaggaatatAGTGAAAGCAAGGAAGGGGAAGATAAGTTAAAGGAAATAATGAGGGTAAGGAATAGGAATAGATGAAGGAGGAAGATATTGAAGGTGAGGAGTAGGTAGATCCTTGTGTTCATTTCAAACACGTCTACTCTGGATCCTGGTGAAGACATGCCTCCAAACACGTCTTTTCTAGATCCTAGTGAAGACATGCCTCCAAACGCGTTTTCTCTGGATCCTGGTGAAGACAAGCCTCCAAACACGTCTTCTCTGGATCCTAGTGAAGACATGCCTCCAAACACGTCTTCTCTGTATCCTAGTGAAGACATGCCTTTAAACACGTCTCCTCTGGATCCTAGTGAAGACATGCCTCCAAACAAGTCTCCTCTGGATCCTGGTGAAGACATGCCTTTAAACACGTCTCCTCTGGATCCTAGTGAAGACATGCCTCCAAACACGTCTCCTCTGTTTCCTAGTGAAGACATGCCTCCAAACAAGTCTCCTCTGGATCTTGGTGAAGACATACCTTTAAACACGTCTCCTCTGGATCCTAGTGAAGACATGCCTCCAAACACGTCTCCTCTGAATCCTAGTGAAGACATGCCTTTAAACACGTCTACTCTGGATCATAGTGAAGACAGGCCTCCAAACACGTCTTCTCTGGATCCTAGTGAAGACATGCCTTTAAACATGTCTACTCTGGATCATAGTGAAGACATGCCTCCAAACACGTCTTCTCTGGATCCTGGTGAAGAGATGCCTCCAAaggagcggaaatatttccgtacggagaAAAATCCGCTCGTATGAAATGAGCCTTAATAAAACCATTAAATTCTTTATGTTTTTGGGTAGCGTAACCTGATTCTCTTTGGACCGTGACCTTATTTAGTAGGTTGGGTAACCTGAATTTGCAGAGAACGTTACCTTAATTCGCAAGGAACGTAATCGAACTTTTTGGACTTCGCAACCTGATTTTTAAAGGAAATGAAGCCGGATTTTGTAGGAAAAATTacctgatttaatacaaatataaataacttGATTATCAAGTAGATGTAACTTTAAATtgtaaaacaaaacaaatgaaTGTAACACTTCCACTTTTAATCACCAcgattgtattctctctctctctctctctctctctctctctctctctctctctctctctctctctctctctctctttgttttcaaATATGTTTTACTGTAAGACTATTATGAACACAAAATCAAAAAGAATAAAACTTCCACTTACAAATCagaactatactctctctctctctctctctctctctctctctctctctctctctctctctctctctctctctctctctctctctctctctgtttccgaGGGCAGGTTGGCGACCTAAGCATTAGTTTAAAGAGACTGCTGAATACGAATTAATGTCCCTTTGAAACGAGAACCTATCTCATAAAATGGCTTTTGGAAGCACTGCGGGCTTTTCGTTGATCTAAATTCGTACTGGCGTTGACAGCTCCATTTAGCTCTTCAAAAGACAAAACCGAGAAATAATGATGATCATTGGATATTGTTATTGGAAAAGACTCCCTTTGTCTgtcaggtttaaggtttaaaggctactcatgaatggcagaggcaagggacagtggcattaccatatcaagcaggacaatgccctagagactgaccatatatacatatgatcagcgcaaaagccttctctccacccaagctaggaccaaggaggctcacgcaatggctgctgatgactcggcagatatacctataggctccctcaaatccctcatccttagctcacatggaaggtgaggttcCCACAGCCAAAGGAACTAAAacgttagagcgggactcgaaccacagtttggcgttcaccagtcagggatgttaccacatgagCCACCACAATCCTGAATAAGCGAAGAGGTGTTTGAATGAACAGCAATTTAATTATCAAATGGAAATCTATCATTTCACGGAATTGGTAGCACCGATTCagattaataggtagtaggttgcccgggggcaccagccactcgttgagatactaccgctagagttatgaggtattttgactggccagacagtactacattggatccttctctctcgttacggttcattttcaatttacctacacacacacacacacactcacacactgaatagtctggcctattttttatagattctcctctgtcctcatacacctgacaacactgagattacaaaacatttcttcttgcacagtaattgttcagcggccactttcctcttggtaagggtagaagactttttaactatggtaagcagctcttctaggaaaaggacagtacaaaatcaaaccattgttctctagtcttaggtattgccataacccctgtaccatgatcttccactgtattgggtcagttctcttacttgagggtatactcggggcacactattttatcttatctctcttcctcttgctttgttaaagtatttacagtttatataggaaatatttattttaatgttgctactgttcttaaaatactttatttttcttcgtttcctttccacacagggctattttccctgttggagcccttaggattctagcatcctgcttttccaactaggtttgaagCTGAgcacgttataataataataataataataataataataataataataataataataataataataataataacaaaaataatagtacaataataataataataataataataataataatgataataataataataataataagataataacaaagataataataataataataataataataataataataataatagtgataataaaataataacaaagataataataataataatgataataataataataataataataataataataataataataataataataatcatatgttgGCTTCGTACATCCATCTCTTATCAATATCGTAAggtctctgtctatctatctatatatctatccaccaacgtatgtatgtatgtatgtatgtataaagtaaaaTACATACAGGAAAGAATACCCTTTGAAACAAAACCGAACTTCCGCAATGGTAAGAGTATGTTGCGCCTCACACGTTCAGCCATGTGATGCGAAACGCgagttttttcttcctctttttttttttttttttttttttttttttttttttttttgtctttttgactTGCCATTTTTATGCAAATGTAACAGACATTATCAAATTTTGCTTATTTTCCATGAGCtatgtattgttttatatatatatatatatatatatatatatatatatatatatatatatatatatatatatatatatatatatgtatatatgtatatatgtatatatatatatatatatatatatatatatattgtatatatattatgtatatatatacatatatatacacatatatacatatatatatacatatatatatatatatatatatatatatatatatatatatatatatatatatctatatatatatatatatatgtgtgtgtgtgtgtaaatatatatatatttatatatatacatatacatatatatatatatatatatatatatatatatatatatatatatatatataaattatatatatatatatatatatatatatataaattatatatatgtatatatatacacgtgtatatgcatgtacacataAATACGTATGTGATATACCTGCATATATCTATATGCCAAGTTTACACACTACTTGATCCTTTTACCACAACCGTTCGGTCtagcaaaaacaaaaaacaattggaTGAACGGCGTATCTAATCATTTAAAGTCAGGAAACGAATGTATAACCAAGTAAGGTAAAGAACATTAAGAATCTATTTCTCCGAAGTCCCTTCGAGACAGACTCCGAATACTACCTTTGTTATTACTGTCTGGCCTCCAGTCATCCGGGACCGATTCATCACAGTATGGAAATGAGTTTTCTTGAACGAAATAACCCACAGCAAGTTACGCTTTGAGTTTTTTCCCTTCTCTTTGGTATTCCATCACAAAGACTTTGGGACTTTTTCAGGATGGTCAGGTGACCCAAGGCTGTTTTACTAGATATATCAGATGGTAGATCAAGGGAGGAGTTTTCTGTACTCTGTTAGTCTTGCGTAAAACGTTTGGGGGTTTCTGGTGAACTGCTGGTCTTGCGTAAAACGTTTGGGGTTTCTGGTGCTTTTCTGGTCTTGCGTAAAACGTTTGGGGTTTCTTGTGCTCTGCTAGTCTTGCGTAAAACGTTTGGGGGTTTCTGGTGCTCTTCTGGTCTTACATAAAACGTTTAGAGTTTCTGGTGCTTTTCTGGTCTTGCGTAAAACGTTTGGGGTTTCTGGTGCTCTGCTGGTCTTGCATAAAACGTTTCGGGGTTTCTGGTGCTCTTCTGGTCTTGCGTAAAACGTTTGGGGGTTTCTGGTGCTCTGCTGGTCTTGCGTAAAACTTTTGGAGTTTCTGGTGCTCTTCTGGTCTTGCATAAAACGTTTGTGGTTTCTGGTACTTTGCTGGTCTTGCGTAAAACTTTAGGGGGTTTCTGGTGCTCTTCTGGTCTTACATAAAACGTTTAGAGTTTCTGGTGCTTTTCTGGTCTTGCGTAAAATGTTTGGGGTTTCTGGTGCTCTGCTGGTCTTGCCTAAAACGTTTGGGGGTTTCTGGTGCTCTGCTGGTCTTGCGTAAAACGTTTGGGGATTTCTGGTGCTCTGCTGGTCTTGCGTAAAACGTTTGGGATTTCTTTTGCTCTGCCAGTCTTGCATAAAACGTTTGGGGGTTTCTGGTGCTCTTCTGGTCTTGCGTAAAACGTTTGGGGGTTTCTGGTGCTCTGCTGGTCTTGCGTAAAACTTTTGGGGTTTCTGGTGCTCTTCTGGTCTTGCATAAAACGTTTGTGGTTTCTGGTACTTTGCTGGTCTTGCGTAAAACTTTTGGGGGTTTTTGGTGAACTGCTGGTCTTGCGTAAAATGTTTGGGGGTTTCTGGTACTCTGCTGATCTTGCGTAAAACTTTTGGGGTTTCTGGTGCTCTTCTGGTCTTGCATAAAACGTTTGTGGTTTCTGGTACTTTGCTGGTCTTACGTAAAACTTTTGGGGGTTTTTGGTGAACTGCTGGTCTTGCGTAAAACGTTTGGGGGTTTCTGGTGCTCTGCTGATCTTGCGTAAAACTTTTGGGGTTTCTGGTGCTCTTCTGGTCTTGCATAAAACGTTTGGGGGTTTCTGGTGCTCTGCTGGTCTTGCGTAAAACGCTTGGGGGTTTCTGGTGCTCTGCTGGTCTTGCGTAAAACGTTTGGGGGTTTCTGGTGCTCTGCTGGTCTTGCGTAAAACTTTTGGGGTTTCTGGTGCTCTGCTGGTCTTGCATAAAACGTTTGTGGTTTCAGGTACTTTGCTGGTCTTGCGTTAAACTTTTGGGAGTTTTTGGTGAACTGCTGGTCTTGCGTAAAACGTTTGGGGGTTTCTGGTGCTCTGCTGATCTTGCGTAAAACTTTTGGGGTTTCTGGTGCTCTTCTGGTCTTGCATAAAACGTTTGTGGTTTCTGGTACTTTGCTGGTCTTGCGTAAAACTTTTGGGGGTTTCTGGTGCCCTGCTAGTCTTGCGTAAAACGTTTGGGGGTTTCTGGTGCCTTGCTAGTCTTGCGTAAAACGTTTGGGGATTTCTGGTACTCTTCTGGTCTTGCGTAAAACTTTTGGGGTTGCTGGTGAACTGCTGGTCTTGCGTAAAATGTTTGGGGTTTCTGGTGCTCTGCTGGTCTTGCCTAAAACGCTTGGGGGTTTCTGGTGCTCTGCTGGTCTTGCGTAAAACGTTTGGGGGTTTCTGGTGCTCTGCTGGTCTTGCGTAAAACTTTTGGGGTTTCTGGTGCTCTGCTGGTCTTGCGTAAAACGTTTGGGGGTTTCTGGTGCTCTGCTGGTCTTGCGTAAAACGCTTGGGGGTTTCTGGTGCTCTGCTGGTCTTGCGTAAGACGTTTGGGGGTTTCTGGTGCTCTGCTGGTCTTGCGTAAAACTTTTGGGGTTTCTGGTGCTCTTCTGGTCTTGCGTAAAACGTTTGGGGGTTTCTGGTGCTCTGCTGGTCTTGCGTAAAACGTTTGGGGGTTTCTGGTGCTCTGCTGGTCTTGCGTAAAACGCTTGGGGGTTTCTGGTGCTCTGCTGGTCTTGCGTAAAACGGTTGGGGGTTTCTGGTGCTCTGCTGGTCTTGCGTAAAACTTTTGGGGTTTCTGGTGCTCTTCTGGTCTTGCATAAAACGTTTGTGGTTTCTGGTACTTTGCTGGTCTTGCGTAAAACTTTTGGGGTTTTTTGGTGAACTGCTGGTCTTGCGTAAAATGTTTGGGGGTTTCTGGTGCTCTGCTGATCTTGCGTAAAACTTTTGGGGTTTCTGGTGCTCTTCTGGTCTTGCATAAAACGTTTGTGGTTTCTGGTACTTTGCTGGTCTTGCGTAAAACTTTTGGGGGTTTTTGGTGAACTGCTGGTCTTGCGTAAAGCCTTTGGGGGTTTCTGGTGCTCTGCTGATCTTGCGTAAAACTTTTGGGGTTTCTGGTGCTCTTCTGGTCTTGCATAAAACGTTTGTGGTTTCTGGTACTTTGCTGGTCTTGCGTAAAACTTTTGGGGGTTTCTGGTGCCCTGCTAGTCTTGCGTAAAACGTTTGGGGGTTTCTGATGCCCTGCTAGTCTTGCGTAAAATGTTTGGGGGTTTCTGGTACTCTTCTGGTCTTGCGTAAAACTTTTGGGGTTGCTGGTGAACTGCTGGTCTTGCGTAAAATGTTTGGGGTTTCTGGTGCTCTGCTGGTCTTGCGTAAAACTTTTGGGGTTGCTGGTGAACTGCTGGTCTTGCGTAAAATGTTTGGGGTTTCTGGTGCTCTGCTTGTCTTGCGTAAAACGTTTGGGGGTTTCTGGTGCTCTGCTGGTCTTGCATAAAACGCTTGGGGGTTTCTGGTACTCTGCTGGTCTTGCGTAAAACGTTTGGGGGTTTCTGGTGCTCTGCTGGTCTTGCGTAAAACTTTTGGGGTTTCTGGTGCTCTTCTGGTCTTGCATGAAACGTTTGTGGTTTCTGGTACTTTGCTGGTCTTGCGTAAAACTTTTGGGGGTTTCTGGTGCCCTGCTAGTTTTGCGTAAAACGTTTGGGGGTTTCTGGTGACCTGCTAGTCTTGCGTAATACGTTTGGGAGTTTCTGGTGCTCTGCTGGTCTTGCGTAAAACACTTGGGGTTTCTGGTGCTCTTATGGTCTTGCGTATAAAGTTTGGGATTTCTTTTGCTCTGCCAGTCTTGCGTAAAACATTTGGGGGTTTCTGGTGCTCTGCTGATCTTGCGTAAAACTTTTGGGGTTTCTGGTGCTCTTCTGGTCTTGCATAAAACGTTTGTGGTTTCTGGTACTTTACTGGTCTTGTGTAAAACTTTTTGGGGTTTCTGGTGCCTTGCTAGTCTTGCGTAAAACGTTTGGGGGTTTCTGGTGCCCTGCTAGTCTTGCGTAAAACGTTTGGGGGTTTCTGGTACTCTTCTGGTCTTGCGTAAAACTTTTGGGGTTGCTGGTGAACTGCTGGTCTTGCGTAAAATGTTTGGGGTTTCTGGTGCTCTGCTGGTCTTGCGTAAAACGTTTGGGGGTTTCTGGTGCTCTGCTGGTCTTGCGTAAAACTTTT
The sequence above is drawn from the Palaemon carinicauda isolate YSFRI2023 chromosome 40, ASM3689809v2, whole genome shotgun sequence genome and encodes:
- the LOC137631669 gene encoding variant surface antigen E-like, which codes for MPPNTSFLDPSEDMPPNAFSLDPGEDKPPNTSSLDPSEDMPPNTSSLYPSEDMPLNTSPLDPSEDMPPNKSPLDPGEDMPLNTSPLDPSEDMPPNTSPLFPSEDMPPNKSPLDLGEDIPLNTSPLDPSEDMPPNTSPLNPSEDMPLNTSTLDHSEDRPPNTSSLDPSEDMPLNMSTLDHSEDMPPNTSSLDPGEEMPPKERKYFPHMEGEVPTAKGTKTLERDSNHSLAFTSQGCYHMSHHNPE
- the LOC137631671 gene encoding serine/arginine repetitive matrix protein 1-like; protein product: MLSDKTANALRKTSRAPETPKRLTQDQKSTRNPKHFTQDLKSTRYPQTFYARPEEHQKPPNVFHKTNRAQETPNVLRKTRRAPETQNVLRKTRKAPETPNILRKTRRAPETPKHFMQDQKSTRNPQTFYARPAEPQKPQAFYARPEEYQKPPNVLRKTSRAPETPKRFRLARHQKPQKVLHKTSKVPETTNVLCKTRRAPETPKVLRKISRAPETPKCFTQDWQSKRNPKLYTQDHKSTRNPKCFTQDQQSTRNSQTYYARLAGHQKPPNVLRKTSRAPETPKSFTQDQQSTRNHKRFMQDQKSTRNPKSFTQDQQSTRNPQTFYARPAEYQKPPSVLCKTSRAPETPKRFTQDKQSTRNPKHFTQDQQFTSNPKSFTQDQQSTRNPKHFTQDQQFTSNPKSFTQDQKSTRNPQTFYARLAGHQKPPNVLRKTSRAPETPKSFTQDQQSTRNHKRFMQDQKSTRNPKSFTQDQQSTRNPQRLYARPAVHQKPPKVLRKTSKVPETTNVLCKTRRAPETPKVLRKISRAPETPKHFTQDQQFTKKPQKFYARPAKYQKPQTFYARPEEHQKPQKFYARPAEHQKPPTVLRKTSRAPETPKRFTQDQQSTRNPQTFYARPAEHQKPPNVLRKTRRAPETPKVLRKTSRAPETPKRLTQDQQSTRNPQAFYARPAEHQKPPNVLRKTSRAPETPKVLRKTSRAPETPKRFTQDQQSTRNPQAF